The Mastacembelus armatus chromosome 13, fMasArm1.2, whole genome shotgun sequence DNA segment TcaatacaaaatgcagtaaatttactttttttttttaaaaggataTCAAAATCAACTAATTGTGAGGTCTACACCTTAATGTCATTGTGGCTTGATATTGCTGTTCAAGCGCTGTCAGGCAGCAAAGGCTCACACACGTATCAAAGCACATACATcaggaaaaaacataaaaatcacgGTGATACAACATCTGCACTTTTCAGATCCAACATTGACAGAACAGTGTGCTGTGAAACAAACAGACCAGAAATTAAGTAATTCTAGTCAAAAGAACCGCTTTTAAACCTGGATTTAAGTTCTTTACCTTAAGTGGATGCTTGGTGAGGTTAATGTGCTTTATGTAAGTGAGCTCAGAAATATCACTTATGAGTAATGAAATGGCAGCAATGTCTGCAATAATACTTTCTCtagacacaaaaatacataaatattactaaaaaacataatttaataattatacAGTATAGAAAAACTTAAAGCCACTTACTCTTGCTACAAATCTTTGAagacattacattaaaaaaaaagagaaaaaggccCGGGGTTGTGCTAAGAGAGCAAAGACAGTAAAGCCTCACGTTTTCTCCTAATcgtctttttgttttgctccatGCATGGAGCGAGTTTTATGACTGTGTCGATTTGTGTTTACCTCTGGAAAAGTGATGTGAGGTCCGGACAACAGTTGTGTGTTGTCATTCAAGTCCAGCTTCTCTATGTATGGGGAGGGACAGTCCAGTTCATCTTCTATACaagtgagtgaatgtgtgtgtgccaggtTTTATCTGATGAGGTGGTAGGTAAGCCAGTACATGAAGACTGGTTGTGCTGCTGCGATGGACATAGTGAGATACATTCTCAGCTGGTTTCTAGCTCCTCTCACCAGCCGACCCTCTGCCGCCGCCTCAGATAACAGTTTCAGGCGCAGAGTGCGGATCTGAGAAGAGAAGATTTTTAGATTCTTAGACAACTTGTCAAAAAAAGTTAAACATGCTGTAAATGAGCTGAATCATCTGTACTGCTTGACTGCTGAAGAATTAGTCCAACaatttgtttgctttgcaaatgaaaatgctgatttttacATTAGTGAAGATgaaacttttgtgtgtgtaattatatTTATCACTTTTATTTAAGCCATCATAACCATCAGTCGATACTGCACCCGTCTAATCCTGGTTTTGTAAACAGGAAATCTGTCTACTTAGAACAATAATTAATACTCTGGAGAGTTAGTACACACTTGTACTCACCATAAAGACAAAGATAGCAGCACAGCACCACAGCAGAGAGAGATAATATGCTGGCCTTCCAAACAAGAGGCCTGCTACTACACCTACAATCATCctaaagagagagacaggagagacAGACATTCACAGTTTAGCCATGACGTCCACAGACCCTTAGCGTTGCTACactaagaaaatgaaaacaaaaataacaaaatggagacaaaaacactgatataGCTACATACCCAACATATTTATAGCCAGAAAAGGCCAGCAGGTCTATGGTCGTGAGGTCTGTATTTACAGTCACAAGGTAGAGTGACAACAGAACAGCCAAGACTTCCATAATTAACCACACGAACGCTGAGCTGGCATGAACTCCCAACAGCTCTGGGGAAAACCTGACGGGTGCACAAAATTATACAACAGGAGCTCAGCATGTCTTTACCAATCCTGTATCACCACATCGCCGGGACAATAAAACCTGGACACATGTACCTGTTCTGTGTGCCGAGGGCCAGTCCAGCCACCAGGATGTATGTGATGAAGCCCATGGCAGGAATATAAAGATCAGGGGCGTTCACATCAAAACGTGGAGCAACAGGAGTGTCCTGCTGGTAGCTCACCTCCCAGTTCTACAACACACATgatcacacacataaaacctGCTTAATTCTTATAGAATCAAGTTTGGGCTGATAGTATGTAGAATCTGACAGGTCTATGACTTTCAAAAGAGACTTCTGGTTGACATCTGCAGACTTTTCCCACTgaaaaaacatctaaaagacccataaaaacatatttgtgtgtaaaGATTTAAGACAGAGGGTATgtgagctgaaaaacacatactgaAGTTTGGTTTACTTTTTCAATACATTTGAAACTGTAAGAACATCAGGCAGAACTACAAGCACATATTTCCACAGGCACAGGATTGTCTCTACTCTGCAGTGTCATGGCTGACATAACTTACATTTGGTAGGTGTAAGCAGACTCACCTCGTGCATGTAAGGGAAAACTAGAAGGCCCAGCTTCTTGCCCACATACACCGTATCAACAGCAAAGTAGTATTTCAGCTTAGAAATTGGGATGAACCTGTCCAGCTGAAACAAATAAGCATACAGACATTTATGTATTATtcttttgtgtatatatgttacAGGCTATTTTTAATGCAGCCTCTCTGGTCAGCCTGATTTTGCCTTGAATTGAAGTATAATTTGTGGAAAGGAAATATCTGTGAGTCAGTCTTACATTCTTGTCCACCATCTCTCTCCCCTGGGAGGCCAGTGAACTGCCATACGCCATAGCCAGGTTAGACATGGGTTCTGACAGAAGTGCCTGGCCAGGAAATCCTGCTCCTTGTGGCCCAGCTTGCTGGCTCCTGCCAAGATGATAAAGGAAAATGCAGTATGATCATATGGTCAGCTCTATTGCAAGCAAATAATGAAATCAACTACAGAACTGAATTAATAGAAAGATAATTAggatgttcttttttctttctcagagaTTAAAATGTAGCTTGAATTCACTCCTGAATTACCCTCATGTTTCCTGGATCTAATACAggatacaaacatacaaaatacaataaaattttCTGTAGTGAAAGCATGTCCATGAAACATGTCTGATCAAGTTTGCCTAAAAGTGTGATttacactgagctgctgctgtaaaacGACATGTTTGTTCTAGCCTAATTCAGACTTGCTGTCAGGGGTCTCACCTATTGGGTGCCTGTGATCCAGGCCCAGCTCCACTTGTATCCTCAAACAACTGGCTGCCATCCACGGAGCTATTCCTTAGACGCATAATCGGTTCTGGATGACATGTTACAGAAAGAGATATGTCAAACACAGGAGCAGATTTGTACTTCTTGAATCACTTCTACAGTTTTGGGGGATGCACTGATCAGAATTAGCAAAGCAAACATCATGGCTACAGTCAcaaggacaaaataaaataaaaaaaagaaaccagacATTTAAGACCAGTCTATCAGCAAACCCAGAAGCCTTGCAGACATGCTGATGGTcgttgttagagaaattaaaatgtttaccctcctgtgacctgatccaccttactttagtagaACTGAAACtcttctgaatagggcctattgtgtattgtggaaatataattgttgctctcagtgagcacagttgctctaaccttgactatttgataagggcccagatgtctttctgtgtgaaatcacctcccttttgtgttaccatgaaaactgatgtgttgggctgcaaacagccagtgaccctcatgctgtaccaaggtgctgtgtgactgttactccttgcaagtaaaaactctatataatcttaccgaagttcctctgagtctatttgttaaaagaatttacctaacaatcCTCAAAATGGTCAACATTATATGTAATACTatatgcatgcacaaacactagAGGAAGGTTTGGGTTGTGTGTGATATGACAAAGTTAGATCGTGACGGATTAGAACAGAGTGACGATCTACCAGAGCAAAGAGATCATAGCATCCTCTACAAGGCACAATCTATTCTTTGCAGTTCttgaacacaaagacagaagttTTTTCTCAGCCATCACACTATTTGCTAGTCTACTTCATGCCTATCTGACCAACCAACTATAGAGAACTACAGGCAAtactgtagatttttttttttttaactataatCCCAGTTTAATTCAGTAGTGGgaaactgctgctgaaaacaaaaatgaggaTTTGGTGTCTAAAAAGAACTCCACCTCAGTCTCATATGGAATTAGTTTATCTCTTCCTGCAAACATGGTTCACACATTGGATGGAAACACTACAAAAGTTTTCAACCACCTAAAGAGAAAGTATGCTAAACAGTATTCAAAGACACCACAGCTACAGGTGTATTCACACCTGAGCAGTTGTTCTGAAACAGAGAGCGCCTCCGACAGGGTAAAATCTAAGTGGACAGTCGCTGCTTCTTATGAAGAGAGTGGATCTGTCGAATATCGAACTTCAGAGTGGTCATTCAAGACCTGTAGAGGTTCGTTTACAGTGTGAACATAATCGACACAGCAGACGGGACAACAGACCCATAACTGTGGTTCACACTCCAACGGAGGGGGCAGTAATGCACCCGTTTGTCAAGCgtcaaccaaaacaaaagaagaaatagaagaaaGGTTTTTTCCGTTTTGCTCGTTTAGCGAACACTGGCGCATTAGACAGAAACACAACGAAACAAACTAGTCACATATGttgctgtaatttgtttttccCAGGTAAACAACTTAATATTTATATGGCGGTTGGCCAACAACGTATGGTGCATTATTACTGCCACCTTCCctgacttttgcattttaaaacaataatactattgtgtaaacCCCATGTTACCTTAGGAAAGAAGCCGACTGCTCAAAgtagttgtttttatataaatgaaataGTTTGGTTGTGCTTTTCAAAAGTCAGTGTAATAAAGAATCGTTATAAAGTGATTGTGATAAAATCGCGATTGTGATTTTACTATAAAAAAGTGGtatattttttccatatttcccaCCCTTAGTTTAGGCTGGGCTGAATAGCCTCAAAACAACCTTTGCATCCCTATTTTTCAAAGTCTagttttttttgcatatttcagACATGAAGCACTTTCAAACACCAGCTCTTTAACTCCAAGCCCTGAAGAACTGATCGGATTATCACACACTGATCACAAGAGCAGATTAGATCATCGACAAACAGCAGGCACCGATGTAGCAGACATTGTAATGGCTATGACATAAAGCCAACTGGTCGCTACTAGatccacacagaaacaggcTTAAAGATGCAGCTGATGCATCTGGAGAACAGATGTTTTAGGAGCCTAAAATACGTTTAACACTAAATCTCAGTGGTTGTCTATATATTTTCATTGCTAACCTTAACCCACCCTGGACTGAAGCTTGAAAACAGAAGCTTTAATGCTAAGAAATGTAAACTACATGtaccagcacaaacacagcttcATAAAGCACCACACTTTGCCCCTCCTCCGAAAACCTGCCCCATAAACCGGGGACACAACCGGCTAAGCTAGCCTGCCCACAGCTTGGTACATTAGCTATAGTTAGTTAACATTGTTAACTTAGCTGTTAGTGGGTTGGACTGCTAAATGCGCTTTATCTTCCAAGTTGGATTACGTGACCAGACGTGTTGGTGTCTGTGCTTTACGAGCTGTTAGTTGTTTGCCTTAACCAGGTGAACTGAGCGAGCTAACCTCATCTTCCATTTCCGTTAGCCTGGTATGGCAGAAAGCTACCACATGCAGCCGCTAATTTCAAAGACCGATTTGATCCATAAAGTCACGTACGTAACTTACGCTGTCTGAACCCAGTCTGAGGCGCAGTATAATCCATTGAGGCCAATGTAAAGGCAGCGGTGGCTGTCAGATTACCAACTCTGCAGAGATGAGGCTGATACTAGTTAAAACAGGGAAGTTTGAGTCATTCATAAAATTTACACGgaagttcttcttcttcttctttgctcttTAAGACAGGTTACAAACCGAATATCGCCTCCTGCTGTTATTACGTCGAAATGTCCATCCTGCAGGAGCTCCTGCTCTGACCTTAAAAAActctaagtacatttactaaAGTACAGTAGGTGCAGTTTACGGTAGATTACTTAAATATGTTTCCATTTTATGAGACTTTATAGATCTGCACTGTGTTTCAAATATATACACAACAGTATGAAACAATAGAACTCTCTCCATCAACTTTAAAAAGTACTTATTATGTATTAGCAGCAATAAAGGTCTAAAAAATCCAGTAATGTATTACTAACAAAGGTCATTCTGTATAACATGTAGTCCTACTAGTGTTATCCCTGTTAGCTGAGATTAATGAGGAGCTGCGTTTGCAGATTTGATAAAGCTTCGCTGCCTGTTACTGGTGCATTTCAGTCACGGAGCCTGATGCAATGAGCCAGAGGAAATCTCATACATTATTCCAAATGTCAGATATGGAAATTGATAAATCAGAGATGGAAAGTGTCTAGTCACTGTATGTCTTCACAGCTGTGAAGGACTGTGATTTCCATACAGACACATGGAAAGTTATACATCTTGGAAAGATTCCAGTTttcagcagtgacagaaaatgtgacaatTCCACATCTTAGTTTAACATGTAACATTtgaaattagcattttaaaagtGCAGACCTAAGGCTGATGGGAATCGTATTTCTTACCAGTTATGACAAATATTGTGATGTTTATGGAGGCGTCTACAGGTTTGCATGAAGCAACCACTGATTTTGATTATGCCTCATTAGTAAGTGCCAGCAGCTATAATGGTTACTTTAAGTCTGATGCTGGAAATGGTAACTTTAAACTTTCTATCAAACAGGAACTAAATGGTATGTAATATGAAAGAGGTCACTTATGGAATCAACACATAATTATCATCCACttcttttttaattgtttttttttcagtttattgttatatttttatgaacCACAGTTTTACTGTTAGCTTAATACATTGTTAGCCACATGCTCAGTACAAAATAAGACCTAtatcaacaacatcaacaaactATAGATCAACAATTTTTTCACCAATACACTCctgttaataaataatttccctaggattttgttgttttatgcaTAGTTTTTTACTTCATGGGTGCCATCAACAGGAAACAAGTAGTGTACATTAGTTTTATCTTACAAACATCtagtgtttatttaaaaaatagcaCTTTTGTCTCCCACTATGGAGGAAAAATAACCACTGCACACTGAAATCAGACAAAGATCAGCATCTGAAAGTTAATGATCCATTTGTACATGTAtccacatatgtgtgtgtaaaggcTACCATAACATCAAAGTGTTTTCTCTATATATCTGCAAGTGTATTGTAAAaaggagacacaaaaacacttcaggCAAAGTAATCTTTCACAGCCAGTACTCCTTGCATAAAATGGAACAGTCGGTGACTCACTCCTATGCATAAAACACACTAACCTACAAACCACAGTGGACAATGGTTAAATAAATGTGcgtaaaacacatttctttgtgtcccttttgtttaaaatgacttCACGTGTCTCTCTGTTGACAGCTGGACTCACTGGCCCTCAGGGTAAATGACCATGCCTGTGTAAATGCACTGTATTGTACATAAAAGAGCTGCTCATTGTGCTAAAGCCGCCCTGCCTCGTGCACATTCCtccatacacacatgtacatttagTGCACTGaaatttacagtcattttcttGCTATTACTTGTAACAAACACACGCAAAGGCCAGAAATGGGACTGTTTTAAGGGAATTTCTCATGTGATAGTAATTGTTGCACAggccacagagaataataaAGGTCTACAGCTAACAGCTTGATTTATTGTGACACAGGACAGACGTGGGGCTAAAGGTAAAACTGTCTTTGAAAAGTAAATTCAAAAACTGAGACAAGCTTATTTGTGTGTAATTATACCTATTTATGATTTATCAGcttatttgtgcatttgtgtatctGGACAACATTCAGCAGACGCTTTAATGATTTTCCTTCATTCCTATTTATATTATCAGGACTTAATTGTGTCTGGGATCTTGTGCAGTAAGTCTTATATGTTGTACTGTGTTGGATGTAAAAACCTGTGTTGCTTAtgtcaggtttttgttttgtatttgagAATAGTGGAGTCCAAAGCAAATTTCTGTATTTGATCTCATCTAGTGGttctattttcactttgtcatcatGTGGCACTGAGtttagattaatgagaaaagaaattaattttaaacaattgtagtatcaggctgcaacataacaaagTTGAAAAAAGggaagggggtctgaatactttctgaatgc contains these protein-coding regions:
- the yif1b gene encoding protein YIF1B isoform X2, yielding MDYTAPQTGFRQQPIMRLRNSSVDGSQLFEDTSGAGPGSQAPNRSQQAGPQGAGFPGQALLSEPMSNLAMAYGSSLASQGREMVDKNLDRFIPISKLKYYFAVDTVYVGKKLGLLVFPYMHENWEVSYQQDTPVAPRFDVNAPDLYIPAMGFITYILVAGLALGTQNRFSPELLGVHASSAFVWLIMEVLAVLLSLYLVTVNTDLTTIDLLAFSGYKYVGMIVGVVAGLLFGRPAYYLSLLWCCAAIFVFMIRTLRLKLLSEAAAEGRLVRGARNQLRMYLTMSIAAAQPVFMYWLTYHLIR
- the yif1b gene encoding protein YIF1B isoform X1, with amino-acid sequence MDYTAPQTGFRQRKLQPIMRLRNSSVDGSQLFEDTSGAGPGSQAPNRSQQAGPQGAGFPGQALLSEPMSNLAMAYGSSLASQGREMVDKNLDRFIPISKLKYYFAVDTVYVGKKLGLLVFPYMHENWEVSYQQDTPVAPRFDVNAPDLYIPAMGFITYILVAGLALGTQNRFSPELLGVHASSAFVWLIMEVLAVLLSLYLVTVNTDLTTIDLLAFSGYKYVGMIVGVVAGLLFGRPAYYLSLLWCCAAIFVFMIRTLRLKLLSEAAAEGRLVRGARNQLRMYLTMSIAAAQPVFMYWLTYHLIR